The following are from one region of the Capsicum annuum cultivar UCD-10X-F1 chromosome 1, UCD10Xv1.1, whole genome shotgun sequence genome:
- the LOC107867409 gene encoding probable leucine-rich repeat receptor-like protein kinase At1g35710 has translation MAPRYFICFLALISLMITNTSAHKACHPDDLKGLYGFKSCIHSDTSGRLSKWKGQDCCNWPGISCHNTTGRVKEIYLPGYYVDGDNESPKIVSSTMSGSISSSISLLTSLEVLNLNKLVGLTGPIPQSIEVLKNLKEIILHTNQLSGAIPECIFTNLTSLTTLNLGNNLLTGGISESIGNLQELKKLTLSNNSLTGTIPHSITKIRSIFGINLDKNQLVGGIQCPSSPGQWPSINYLVLENNRLTGSIPNSVGYLTTLSTLSLSYNQLTGPIPSCLGNIKNLQTLKVNNNQLSIDPISFSRFTELSVLYISQNKIQGPLPACLSSFKYLTNVDVPFKRSASLSIGVHKQ, from the coding sequence ATGGCACCTCGTTACTTTATCTGTTTCCTAGCATTGATCTCTCTTATGATCACCAATACTAGTGCACACAAGGCATGTCACCCTGATGATCTCAAGGGTCTCTATGGCTTCAAATCTTGCATACATTCTGATACTTCTGGCAGGCTAAGCAAATGGAAAGGCCAAGATTGCTGCAATTGGCCAGGCATTTCTTGTCACAATACTACTGGCAGAGTTAAAGAAATCTATCTCCCTGGCTACTATGTAGATGGTGATAATGAATCTCCAAAAATTGTGTCAAGCACAATGAGTGGCTCAATCTCCTCTTCAATCTCACTTCTCACTTCACTAGAAGTCCTTAACCTTAACAAACTAGTTGGATTAACAGGACCAATTCCTCAGTCCATTGAGGTTCTCAAGAATCTCAAAGAAATCATTTTGCATACCAATCAACTCTCTGGTGCAATACCAGAGTGTATATTCACAAACCTGACATCTTTAACAACCTTGAATCTTGGAAATAATCTTTTGACAGGGGGAATATCAGAGAGTATAGGAAATTTACAAGAACTAAAGAAGCTTACTTTGTCAAACAATTCATTAACTGGCACAATCCCACATTCAATTACAAAAATACGTTCCATTTTCGGCATTAATCTAGACAAGAATCAGCTTGTGGGGGGAATACAATGTCCTTCGAGTCCTGGACAATGGCCTTCCATTAACTATTTGGTTCTTGAAAATAACAGACTCACTGGGAGCATACCTAATTCAGTTGGCTACTTGACAACACTTTCAACACTCTCTCTATCATACAATCAACTTACAGGGCCTATTCCTTCTTGTTTgggaaacataaaaaatttgcaAACATTGAAGGTCAATAACAACCAGTTATCTATTGATCCAATCTCCTTTTCTAGATTTACTGAGCTTAGCGTTCTATATATTTCTCAGAACAAGATTCAAGGACCATTACCAGCTTGTCTTTCGTCATTCAAGTACCTTACAAATGTTGATGTACCGTTCAAACGTTCAGCCTCTCTTTCCATTGGAGTACACAAACAATAA